The Clostridium sp. DL-VIII DNA window ATGAACAATTACTGGTGGTATTTTGCTTAAAACTCTTTGTACTGTTGTACTTTTACCCATTCCAGAGACTCCAATTAATAATCCGCATTGAGCTGTAGTTCTAAAATTTTCATCTGCATCTAAATTATAAGTTTTATTTAAAATTTCATTCCCAAGTTTATTACTATATCTTTTAAATAACGGATTAATTGGATTTCTTGCAATATATCCTTGCCTTATAAGACTATTAATCATATTCCATATCTCTATATGAAGTGGCAATGGCTGAAACACTTTATAAATTCTTGGCAAAATATTAAGCTTAAACTCTTTAGGCAGTGCTAATTCATCCTTTTTTATTTTAGGCTTAAACAGCAATTCATTAACTATTTGTTCTTTGGGTATAATATCTGGCAGTACCTGAATATAAGGATTATTAAATTCTTCTATTAATTGCTCCTTGTATTCAGCTTCAATTGCAACTGTTCCATTTGTTAGTATTATTTCTTTACTCATAATCATCCATCCATTCACTTGCTACATTATCAAATATATCTAATTCATCAATTGTACATTTATCACTGCCTTCAAACTCCTCAAATAACTCTGACTTATTTCTAAAATATTCTCTCTCCCCTTCTAAGTTTTCTCTAATATTCTTTAATCTTGCTGTCTTACTGATATTTTTATCCTTAAATCTTTCTTGCTCCTGTTTAGCAGTACTCGTTATTTTTTCTATTTCATCAAACAATTTGATTTTTTCCTTTATCTCCTTTTTACCTGCTTCTTTATTTAATTTCTCTTCATATTCAAATATCTTATTAAGCTCCTCTTCTCCCATTCCTTTATATTGTTCCATATATGTTACTAAAGCTAATGTATCGTAGCTCATTCCATCTTCTTTTATATAGTAAATTTCAGATATATTATTAGGTTCATAACTTATTCTAACCTTAAAACTGCCCTCGATTCTTGCCTTCTGAAACCATCCTTCTTCTAATGTATATTTAGATACATAAAATAATTTATTAAACCTTATTCCTTTAGCTGTAACAGTAACTTCTCTATTGTTAAGCAAATTAATTTTTATTATTTCTTCTGGTAATTCTCTAAGCAATCCTTTCTTAGTTTTAATTCCATATTCCCATATTTTACTCGGAATTTTTGGAATACCGTTTTCTATATTGATACCATCTGATTCGTAATGATTTAGGACATGATTATTGTTATAATATAGAACACATTTAATAATTATCTGAGTTATTTCCTCTAAACTTAAATTAGCTTTAAGACGATAATCTTCAGCTCCACGCTCAATTTTGTTAAATTTATTTTCTACTACCCCGTCTACGAATGGCTTTATATATGAATGTATTCTCTCAAATGCCTTTTCTACAATTCCCTTCATATCACCTCTATAAGGCGGAGTATTTTGAACCATTATGCCTAAGTTAGCAATTGCATTTTCTATATTTCCAGATAATAGCTCACCTCTATCTGCAAGTATTCGTAATGGTACCGCTTCAGTTGGCCAATCTTCTTTC harbors:
- a CDS encoding Mu transposase C-terminal domain-containing protein, which codes for MIFKENMIFQLKNKKYRIVGDDIRRGNIFYIELTEKARWNQVISLQELDGLFENNEAVIVGKNDSINIINYDISKEMLKKRDFCYEIICFLLKNSPNYEVFYSRSRKSIIDKAMGIYKVSDSSIKRMFCNYLKGGKIIDSLIPKIYNCGAKGKERTINKEEGFVVDGEIKRIFKEGINKYYNTSKKNNKKICYELIIRDYLKSNPNSKLPTLKQFYYWFEKITKDNKQSEISKRYGDRIYQQKARAIIGNSIQDAGSPAELYQIDSTILDVYLVSKLNRNVIVGRPVFYLIIDCYSRLIVAINVTIEPFNSYGGVKGALINAMSDKVSYCKKYGIDITKEDWPTEAVPLRILADRGELLSGNIENAIANLGIMVQNTPPYRGDMKGIVEKAFERIHSYIKPFVDGVVENKFNKIERGAEDYRLKANLSLEEITQIIIKCVLYYNNNHVLNHYESDGINIENGIPKIPSKIWEYGIKTKKGLLRELPEEIIKINLLNNREVTVTAKGIRFNKLFYVSKYTLEEGWFQKARIEGSFKVRISYEPNNISEIYYIKEDGMSYDTLALVTYMEQYKGMGEEELNKIFEYEEKLNKEAGKKEIKEKIKLFDEIEKITSTAKQEQERFKDKNISKTARLKNIRENLEGEREYFRNKSELFEEFEGSDKCTIDELDIFDNVASEWMDDYE